The Streptomyces clavuligerus genome includes a region encoding these proteins:
- a CDS encoding N-acetylglucosamine kinase — protein sequence MLLIAVDAGNSKTDVALVDTSGRILSTSRGGGFNAPASGVTAAVDMLGRLVDEVLEAAARTAATMYGRRPGAPPVRHVSACLSNVDLPVEEEELTLAVAERGWGRTVEVHNDTFALLRAGLPADSPRGVAVVCGAGINCVGISGDGRTARLPAVGTLSGDWGGGGQLADEAIWYAARAADGRGDPTALARALPRHFALDTMYELITELHRGGIPDTRRHELVPVLFAVAGSGDRIARGLVHRQAEKIVSLAVVALSRLGLLQEPVPVILGGGVLAARQLLLNDRVTELLAERAPLARPVVVAAPPVLGSALLGLDAIGAPRETYRRLCAQFDVTVG from the coding sequence ATGCTCTTGATCGCCGTGGACGCGGGGAACAGCAAGACCGATGTCGCACTCGTCGACACCTCCGGCCGGATTCTGTCCACCAGCCGCGGTGGCGGCTTCAACGCCCCGGCGAGCGGGGTCACCGCCGCCGTCGACATGCTCGGGCGGCTCGTGGACGAGGTCCTGGAGGCAGCGGCCAGAACCGCCGCCACCATGTACGGGCGGCGCCCCGGTGCGCCGCCCGTACGCCATGTGTCGGCCTGTCTCTCGAACGTGGATCTCCCCGTCGAGGAGGAGGAGCTGACCCTCGCCGTCGCGGAGCGCGGCTGGGGCCGTACTGTCGAGGTCCACAACGACACGTTCGCGCTGCTGCGGGCCGGGCTGCCCGCGGACAGTCCCCGGGGCGTGGCCGTGGTGTGCGGGGCGGGCATCAACTGCGTCGGCATCTCGGGGGACGGCCGCACGGCCCGGCTGCCCGCCGTCGGCACCCTGTCGGGCGACTGGGGCGGTGGCGGCCAGCTCGCGGACGAGGCGATCTGGTACGCGGCCCGGGCGGCGGACGGCCGGGGCGACCCGACGGCGCTCGCGCGGGCGCTGCCGCGCCACTTCGCCCTGGACACGATGTACGAGCTGATCACCGAGTTGCACCGGGGCGGCATCCCGGACACGCGCCGCCATGAGCTGGTGCCGGTGCTGTTCGCGGTGGCCGGGAGTGGTGACCGGATCGCACGGGGTCTGGTGCACCGGCAGGCGGAAAAGATCGTCTCGCTGGCCGTGGTGGCACTCTCCCGGCTGGGGCTGCTCCAGGAGCCGGTGCCGGTGATCCTCGGCGGCGGGGTGCTGGCCGCCCGGCAGCTCCTGCTGAACGACCGGGTGACCGAACTGCTCGCGGAACGGGCCCCGCTGGCGCGGCCCGTCGTGGTGGCGGCGCCGCCGGTGCTGGGCTCGGCGCTGCTGGGTCTGGACGCGATCGGCGCGCCGCGGGAGACATACCGGCGGCTGTGCGCTCAGTTCGATGTGACGGTCGGCTGA
- a CDS encoding FG-GAP-like repeat-containing protein, whose amino-acid sequence MSRPALHRSLRTGLASLVVAAALTGLTTAPAHADEFTDMAALAKSQNGNGPCAGGGYDNGLNQNNSCDGHGGQAHAWCADFVGWVWSRFNVQGQSMLTDAASSFYHYGQRYGTLDSTPDVGDAVVYGYANGWAQHVAIVTGVSNGVVTITGGNQSHSVNREGMVSTHSTTSYRVGDSPWGQRISGYIAPKLQRATPPRVSVGGASGTVSGVANLTASVTAGTYDVASVQYYVDGEPVSGKLTRSPYTFALDTSRFPDGKHTVSAEVTDIHGNTGASRAQIITSNGEATSTFHADFNGDGKADIGVLYDYGQEADSSYRTGLWTYLSNGTGFNQPVKVWDNVSSGFGSWNWDRSKITTGDFNGDEKDDVGVLYNNGQNADNVNVTALWTFTSNGTGFNAPVKKWDNVSTNSGSWNWNRSKLTSGDFNADGKDDVGVLYNNGQNADNVNVTALWTLTSTGSDFTNPSKKWDNVSTNSGSWNWDRSKMASGDFTGDGKTDVGVLYDNGRSADGTSTTALWTFASTGSDFTNPSKKWDNASTNFGSWTWDRSKLTAGDFNGDGKTDVGILYNNGQTEDSRNKSALWTLTSTGTDFTNPSKKWDSGDDSWNSDTSKLTAGDFNGDGRTDIGVLYGYGRQDDGTNRTAVWKFSSNGTGFNAPVKSWDSAGALSWNWYASKLG is encoded by the coding sequence ATGTCCCGTCCCGCCCTGCACCGCTCCCTCAGAACCGGCCTCGCCTCTCTCGTCGTCGCCGCCGCGCTCACCGGCCTCACCACCGCCCCGGCCCACGCGGACGAGTTCACGGACATGGCGGCCCTCGCCAAGAGCCAGAACGGCAACGGCCCCTGCGCGGGCGGCGGGTACGACAACGGCCTCAACCAGAACAACAGCTGCGACGGCCACGGCGGCCAGGCCCACGCCTGGTGCGCCGACTTCGTGGGCTGGGTCTGGTCGCGCTTCAATGTGCAGGGCCAGAGCATGCTGACCGACGCCGCGTCCAGCTTCTACCACTACGGACAGCGGTACGGCACCCTCGACAGCACCCCGGACGTCGGTGACGCCGTCGTGTACGGCTACGCCAACGGCTGGGCCCAGCACGTCGCCATCGTGACCGGCGTCAGCAACGGGGTCGTCACCATCACCGGCGGCAACCAGAGCCACTCGGTCAACCGCGAGGGCATGGTCTCCACCCACTCGACGACCTCCTACCGGGTGGGCGACTCCCCCTGGGGCCAGCGCATCAGCGGCTACATCGCGCCCAAGCTCCAGCGGGCCACACCGCCGCGCGTCTCGGTCGGCGGTGCCTCCGGGACGGTCTCCGGTGTCGCGAACCTGACCGCGTCCGTCACGGCCGGTACCTACGACGTGGCGTCCGTGCAGTACTACGTCGACGGCGAGCCGGTCAGCGGCAAGCTGACCCGGTCCCCGTACACCTTCGCCCTCGACACCAGCCGCTTCCCCGACGGCAAGCACACCGTCTCGGCGGAGGTGACGGACATCCACGGGAACACGGGCGCCTCCCGGGCCCAGATCATCACCTCCAACGGCGAGGCCACCTCTACCTTCCACGCGGACTTCAACGGGGACGGCAAGGCCGACATCGGTGTCCTGTACGACTACGGGCAGGAGGCCGACAGCAGCTACCGCACCGGTCTGTGGACGTATCTGAGCAACGGCACCGGTTTCAACCAGCCCGTGAAGGTCTGGGACAACGTCTCGTCCGGCTTCGGCTCCTGGAACTGGGACCGCTCCAAGATCACCACAGGTGACTTCAACGGGGACGAGAAGGACGACGTCGGCGTCCTCTACAACAACGGCCAGAACGCCGACAACGTCAACGTCACCGCCCTGTGGACCTTCACCAGCAACGGGACCGGCTTCAACGCGCCGGTCAAGAAGTGGGACAACGTCTCCACCAACTCCGGCTCCTGGAACTGGAACCGGTCGAAGCTCACCTCCGGCGACTTCAACGCCGACGGCAAGGACGACGTCGGCGTCCTCTACAACAACGGCCAGAACGCCGACAACGTCAACGTCACCGCGCTGTGGACGCTCACCAGCACCGGCAGCGACTTCACCAACCCCTCCAAGAAGTGGGACAACGTCTCGACCAACTCCGGCTCCTGGAACTGGGACCGCTCCAAGATGGCCTCCGGCGACTTCACCGGCGACGGCAAGACGGACGTGGGTGTCCTGTACGACAACGGCCGGTCCGCCGACGGCACCTCCACGACCGCGCTGTGGACCTTCGCCAGCACCGGCAGCGACTTCACCAACCCGTCCAAGAAGTGGGACAACGCGTCGACGAACTTCGGCTCGTGGACCTGGGACCGCTCCAAGCTCACCGCCGGTGACTTCAACGGCGACGGCAAGACGGACGTCGGCATCCTCTACAACAACGGCCAGACCGAGGACAGCCGGAACAAGTCCGCGCTGTGGACGCTCACCAGCACCGGCACCGACTTCACCAACCCCTCCAAGAAGTGGGACTCCGGCGACGACAGCTGGAACTCGGACACCAGCAAGCTGACCGCCGGGGACTTCAACGGCGACGGCAGGACCGACATCGGCGTCCTCTACGGCTACGGCCGCCAGGACGACGGCACCAACCGCACCGCCGTGTGGAAGTTCTCCAGCAACGGGACGGGCTTCAACGCGCCGGTCAAGTCCTGGGACAGCGCCGGGGCCCTGAGCTGGAACTGGTACGCCAGCAAGCTCGGCTGA
- a CDS encoding transglycosylase family protein, producing MRVTAPSRSPRALTVATALAVSAGLATGLLTAPPAAAASVATWDKVAQCESGGNWSINTGNGYYGGLQFSQPTWAGFGGLDYAPRADLATKREQILTAEKVLAVQGQGAWPHCGPAANLGADNADPYPDPVPPVSKVTGLASGTVATGTITLGAQVTNPVGKPTKATFYVDGAAVGTDTGAGPHYSISLDTTTLSDGAHTVTVRAVNDSGQTGPMSDAVSFLTANRANTSRTTGDFNGDNRDDVAVLYDNGRNADGTHRTALWTFTSTASGFGPPVKKWDSVSAPVNSWSWDRSKVATGDFNGDGKDDIGVLYDEGTSQMGTPAAALWTFLSTGSDFAEPSKKWYSTTSADSWTWDRSKVTTGDYNGDGRDDVGVLYNNGQASDGTNKTALWTFTSNGTAFAQPVRKWDNVSTNSGSWNWDRSKPVSGDFNGDGNADVGILYNNGQNADNVNVTALWTLTSTSTGTDFGNPVKKWDNVSTGTGSWNWDRSKVVAADFSGDGKTDVGVLYDNGQTADGRNKSALWTFTSTGTDFTNPSRKWDSGDGSWNADASKLTAGDFDGDGKADIGVLYNYGRQDDGSNRTGLWKFAGTGTGFNAPVRSWDSAGALSWNWYASDLA from the coding sequence ATGAGAGTCACCGCACCCTCCCGCAGCCCCCGCGCGCTCACCGTCGCCACCGCCCTCGCCGTCTCGGCCGGCCTGGCCACCGGTCTGCTCACCGCCCCGCCCGCCGCAGCCGCCTCCGTCGCGACCTGGGACAAGGTCGCCCAGTGCGAGTCCGGCGGCAACTGGTCCATCAACACCGGCAACGGCTACTACGGCGGCCTCCAGTTCTCCCAGCCGACCTGGGCGGGCTTCGGCGGTCTGGACTACGCGCCCCGCGCCGACCTCGCCACCAAGAGGGAGCAGATCCTCACCGCCGAGAAGGTCCTGGCGGTCCAGGGCCAGGGCGCCTGGCCGCACTGCGGCCCCGCCGCGAACCTGGGCGCGGACAACGCCGACCCGTACCCCGACCCCGTACCGCCGGTCTCGAAGGTCACCGGCCTGGCATCGGGCACCGTCGCGACGGGCACCATCACCCTCGGCGCGCAGGTGACCAACCCCGTCGGCAAGCCCACCAAGGCGACCTTCTATGTCGACGGTGCCGCCGTCGGCACGGACACCGGCGCGGGCCCCCACTACTCCATATCGCTCGACACGACGACGCTCAGCGACGGCGCGCACACGGTCACCGTCCGGGCCGTGAACGACTCCGGGCAGACGGGACCGATGTCCGACGCGGTCTCTTTCCTCACCGCCAACCGCGCCAACACCTCCCGCACCACGGGTGACTTCAACGGCGACAACCGGGACGATGTCGCCGTCCTGTACGACAACGGCAGAAACGCCGACGGCACCCACCGGACCGCGCTGTGGACGTTCACCTCCACCGCCTCGGGCTTCGGCCCGCCGGTCAAGAAGTGGGACAGCGTCTCGGCGCCCGTCAACTCCTGGAGCTGGGATCGTTCGAAGGTCGCCACGGGCGACTTCAACGGCGACGGCAAGGACGACATCGGCGTCCTCTACGACGAGGGCACCTCGCAGATGGGCACCCCGGCGGCGGCGCTGTGGACCTTCCTCAGCACGGGCTCGGACTTCGCCGAACCGTCCAAGAAGTGGTACAGCACCACCTCGGCCGACTCCTGGACCTGGGACCGCTCCAAGGTCACCACGGGCGACTACAACGGCGACGGCCGGGACGACGTCGGCGTCCTGTACAACAACGGCCAAGCCTCCGACGGCACCAACAAGACCGCGCTGTGGACGTTCACCAGCAACGGCACCGCCTTCGCCCAGCCGGTCAGGAAGTGGGACAACGTCTCCACCAACTCCGGCTCCTGGAACTGGGACCGCTCCAAGCCGGTATCCGGTGACTTCAACGGCGACGGCAACGCCGATGTCGGCATCCTCTACAACAACGGCCAGAACGCCGACAACGTCAACGTCACCGCCCTGTGGACGCTCACCAGCACCAGCACCGGCACCGACTTCGGCAACCCGGTCAAGAAGTGGGACAACGTCTCGACCGGCACCGGCTCCTGGAACTGGGACCGCTCCAAGGTCGTCGCCGCCGACTTCTCCGGGGACGGCAAGACGGACGTCGGTGTCCTCTACGACAACGGCCAGACCGCCGACGGACGCAACAAGTCCGCGCTGTGGACCTTCACCAGCACGGGCACGGACTTCACCAACCCGTCCAGGAAGTGGGACTCCGGCGACGGAAGCTGGAACGCCGACGCGAGCAAGCTGACCGCCGGGGACTTCGACGGCGACGGCAAGGCCGACATCGGCGTCCTCTACAACTACGGCCGCCAGGACGACGGCAGCAACCGCACCGGCCTGTGGAAGTTCGCCGGGACCGGGACGGGCTTCAACGCGCCGGTCAGGTCCTGGGACAGCGCCGGGGCCCTGAGCTGGAACTGGTACGCCAGCGACCTCGCCTGA
- a CDS encoding NUDIX hydrolase, producing MSELVERVDEQDRVLGVVDRAEAIRRKWPHRVATVLCRDPRGRVLVHRRPENAARFPGQYHWLLGGAVGVGESYAAAAGRELEEELGVRAPVRFLLTFLCDGVISPYWLGLYETVIDPDVTPDPAEVAWHAWIPESGLGEALERWCAVPDGLEVYRRYSALPAR from the coding sequence ATGAGTGAGCTGGTTGAGCGGGTGGACGAACAGGATCGGGTCCTGGGCGTCGTGGACCGGGCCGAGGCCATCCGCAGGAAGTGGCCGCACCGTGTGGCCACTGTGCTGTGCCGCGACCCCCGGGGCCGGGTCCTGGTGCACCGGCGGCCGGAGAACGCCGCGCGCTTTCCCGGCCAGTACCACTGGCTGCTCGGCGGGGCCGTCGGCGTCGGCGAGTCCTACGCGGCCGCCGCCGGGCGGGAACTGGAGGAGGAACTCGGCGTCCGCGCGCCCGTGCGGTTCCTCCTCACGTTCCTCTGCGACGGAGTGATCAGCCCCTACTGGCTCGGGCTGTACGAGACCGTGATCGACCCGGACGTGACACCGGACCCGGCGGAGGTCGCCTGGCACGCGTGGATACCCGAATCCGGGCTGGGGGAGGCCCTGGAGCGCTGGTGCGCCGTCCCCGACGGCCTGGAGGTCTACCGCCGGTACAGCGCCCTGCCCGCGCGGTGA
- a CDS encoding AfsR/SARP family transcriptional regulator: MRLLLLGPSELRGDDGAAVSLGGARRKAVLAALALSLNRVVPVERLLDLVWDEAPPPSAKAALQGHVASLRNRFDGSLQLVTRPPGYALLADQHAVDVHRMRGLVAASRDATDHRSIRLLESALALWRGPALEDCRSEALRTGAGARLEQTRLCALELLAERLLRTGQGTVAVPRRSTAVSRRRCANGWPRPGGRAARRTGDIRPRAHRRHGIRRRPVGKGPVSVGGRSVGGQRTGGGPPTARPQSFSSHSRSVVVQPTPSGPSADVQRSFRGCPRGRSAAGVRRSSA; this comes from the coding sequence ATGAGACTGCTGCTCCTGGGCCCCTCCGAGCTGCGTGGCGACGACGGCGCCGCCGTCTCCCTCGGCGGGGCACGGCGCAAGGCCGTGCTCGCGGCGCTGGCGCTCAGCCTCAACCGTGTGGTGCCGGTGGAGCGACTGCTCGACCTGGTGTGGGACGAGGCCCCGCCGCCGAGCGCGAAAGCGGCGCTCCAAGGCCATGTGGCCAGTCTGCGGAACCGGTTCGACGGCTCGTTGCAGCTTGTGACCCGGCCGCCCGGGTACGCGCTGCTCGCGGATCAGCACGCGGTCGACGTGCACCGGATGCGCGGCCTCGTGGCCGCCTCGCGCGACGCGACCGACCACAGGAGCATCCGACTCCTCGAATCCGCGCTGGCGCTGTGGCGCGGCCCGGCGCTGGAGGACTGCCGCTCGGAGGCGCTGCGCACGGGCGCGGGGGCCCGGTTGGAGCAGACCCGGCTGTGCGCGCTGGAACTGCTGGCGGAGCGGCTGTTGCGAACGGGGCAGGGGACGGTCGCGGTGCCGCGGAGGAGTACCGCTGTCTCGCGACGGCGCTGCGCGAACGGATGGCCGCGTCCGGGCGGACGGGCGGCGCGCCGGACCGGTGACATCCGCCCCCGCGCGCACCGCCGGCACGGTATCCGCCGTCGGCCGGTCGGCAAAGGCCCGGTATCCGTCGGCGGCCGATCGGTGGGCGGTCAGCGGACGGGCGGCGGTCCGCCGACGGCCCGTCCACAGTCGTTCAGCAGTCACAGTCGTTCAGTAGTCGTTCAGCCGACACCCAGTGGCCCGTCAGCGGACGTTCAGAGGTCGTTCAGGGGGTGTCCCCGGGGTCGTTCGGCGGCCGGTGTCCGTCGTTCATCGGCCTGA
- a CDS encoding sigma-70 family RNA polymerase sigma factor — protein MAYATDETIRELYRLHSGYLLRTLLKVTKGDRGRAEDILQETMTRAWRHPESFAASGVARCRPWLCTVARRIAIDKHRWTTARPREVPQEERSREPAAPGNAFDDTVCFIDTERLLTRLAPHHREVLVQLHLYGRSMAQTAEALGIPVGTVKSRSFTAVRALRPILAAERRQPTVTSN, from the coding sequence ATGGCGTACGCCACGGACGAGACCATCAGGGAGCTGTACCGTCTGCACAGCGGTTATCTGCTGCGCACACTGCTCAAGGTCACCAAGGGGGACCGGGGCCGCGCCGAGGACATCCTCCAGGAGACGATGACCCGCGCCTGGCGGCACCCGGAGAGTTTCGCGGCGAGCGGCGTGGCGAGATGCCGCCCCTGGCTCTGCACGGTGGCCCGGCGCATCGCCATCGACAAGCACCGTTGGACCACCGCCCGCCCGCGCGAGGTCCCCCAGGAGGAGCGGTCCCGCGAACCGGCCGCACCGGGGAACGCCTTCGACGACACCGTCTGCTTCATCGACACCGAACGCCTCCTCACCCGGCTCGCGCCGCACCACCGTGAGGTGCTGGTCCAGCTCCATCTGTACGGCCGCTCCATGGCGCAGACCGCCGAAGCCCTCGGCATCCCCGTCGGCACGGTCAAGTCCCGCAGCTTCACCGCCGTACGGGCCCTGCGCCCCATCCTGGCGGCCGAGCGTCGTCAGCCGACCGTCACATCGAACTGA
- a CDS encoding ALF repeat-containing protein, translated as MKLIRVSTAVASAVIAPTLALTALSAPASAAPAATPVSTSAVSSAPDPVDEENRIAILRILADPASGPGVRREANKALDGTPEDRRHFLDVGHQKAQFEDDRVRVFRILGDPASGPGVKREATKALDAGTHAALVEFLKVGHQKAQFEDDRVRVFRIMHLGGPQVKAAAAAALDAGTHAALIHFLEVGQHEARAKDEAAKPKPQAKPPIKVQSKAPAKPQAKPPVKAPAKRG; from the coding sequence TTGAAGCTCATCCGTGTCTCCACCGCCGTCGCCTCGGCCGTCATCGCGCCGACGCTGGCCCTCACCGCGCTCTCCGCCCCGGCCTCGGCCGCGCCTGCGGCGACCCCCGTTTCCACCTCGGCGGTCAGCTCCGCCCCGGACCCCGTCGACGAGGAGAACCGGATCGCCATTCTGCGTATCCTGGCCGACCCGGCGTCCGGCCCCGGGGTGCGGCGGGAGGCGAACAAGGCCCTCGACGGCACCCCCGAGGACCGCCGTCACTTCCTCGACGTCGGCCACCAGAAGGCGCAGTTCGAGGACGACCGGGTGCGGGTCTTCCGTATCCTCGGCGACCCGGCGTCCGGGCCCGGCGTCAAGCGGGAGGCGACGAAGGCCCTCGACGCCGGGACCCACGCGGCCCTCGTCGAGTTCCTCAAGGTCGGGCACCAGAAGGCCCAGTTCGAGGACGACCGGGTCCGGGTCTTCCGGATCATGCACCTCGGAGGTCCGCAGGTGAAGGCGGCAGCCGCCGCCGCCCTTGACGCCGGGACCCATGCCGCGCTGATCCACTTCCTTGAGGTCGGCCAGCACGAGGCCCGCGCCAAGGACGAGGCCGCCAAGCCGAAGCCGCAGGCCAAGCCCCCGATCAAGGTTCAGTCCAAGGCCCCTGCCAAGCCGCAGGCCAAGCCTCCGGTCAAGGCCCCGGCCAAGCGCGGCTGA
- a CDS encoding alpha-L-fucosidase — protein MHSRTALSLLLGAALLIVGCPSAQADPAPPPPPPPVSASAPGSGQGTNYAVDDPFTSARTAWWRQDRFGMFIHFGAYSQLEGEYTRPDGTVCRDAEWIKRSCAVPMPEYERIARDFNPSAFDAEAVVKAAKDAGQRYIVITSKHHDGYAMWPTRQNTWNLRDHSSFDSRRDILAELKRAADAAGVKLGFYYSIWDWHDPDFPDPATFPRYKQRMYAQLKELIDNYDPALLWFDGQWDAVNPVNRWSPQDGAELQKYLRGLDPGLIINNRVGKKRVVDGDYGTPEQTIPAAPVEGQPWESCMTLNGHWGYAKYDTAWKPTGTLVRNLLDIAGRGGDYLLNVGPDRLGRIPGPSVDRLREMGDWLSGHGRGRAVHGAGHTGLVADPDWGAVSRRGNSLYASVTSWPSTGTPLHLRVLAPFQVKSATVLGSTQSVAVRRAGDGLDLTPSGGPVGTVATVIKLDIAPPAPAPVVGTGRGLKAEIWANENFAGPPVLARVDPTVNESYRFDGSPAPQIPADNFATRWTGYLQPRHSGPHTLTTVSDDSVRVWIDGQLLIDDSVPHDPRTGRATVTLTAGHRHAITVEHTERTGEAHMKLLWSSPYESQRVIPATQLHTP, from the coding sequence ATGCACAGCCGTACCGCACTCTCCCTGCTCCTGGGGGCCGCGCTGCTCATCGTCGGCTGCCCCTCGGCGCAGGCCGACCCCGCGCCCCCGCCTCCGCCGCCCCCGGTGTCCGCGTCCGCGCCGGGGTCGGGGCAGGGCACCAACTACGCGGTGGACGACCCGTTCACCTCCGCGCGCACCGCCTGGTGGCGGCAGGACCGCTTCGGGATGTTCATCCACTTCGGCGCGTACTCGCAGCTTGAGGGCGAGTACACCCGGCCCGACGGCACCGTCTGCCGGGACGCCGAGTGGATCAAGCGCAGTTGCGCCGTCCCGATGCCCGAGTACGAGAGGATCGCCCGGGACTTCAATCCGTCCGCCTTCGATGCCGAGGCCGTCGTCAAAGCCGCCAAGGACGCCGGGCAGCGCTATATCGTCATCACCTCCAAGCACCACGACGGCTACGCGATGTGGCCCACCCGGCAGAACACGTGGAACCTGCGCGACCACTCCTCCTTCGACTCCCGCCGCGACATCCTCGCCGAGCTGAAGCGGGCCGCCGACGCCGCGGGCGTCAAACTCGGCTTCTACTACTCGATCTGGGACTGGCACGACCCCGACTTCCCCGACCCCGCCACCTTCCCCCGCTATAAGCAGCGGATGTACGCGCAGCTCAAGGAGTTGATCGACAACTACGACCCGGCGCTCCTGTGGTTCGACGGCCAGTGGGACGCCGTCAACCCGGTCAACCGCTGGTCCCCGCAGGACGGCGCCGAACTCCAGAAGTATCTGCGCGGACTCGACCCCGGCCTGATCATCAACAACAGGGTCGGCAAGAAGCGCGTGGTCGACGGCGACTACGGCACCCCGGAGCAGACGATTCCCGCCGCGCCCGTCGAGGGCCAGCCGTGGGAGAGCTGTATGACCCTCAACGGCCACTGGGGATACGCCAAGTACGACACCGCCTGGAAGCCGACCGGCACCCTGGTGCGCAACCTCCTCGACATCGCCGGTCGCGGCGGCGACTATCTGCTGAACGTGGGACCGGACCGGCTCGGCCGGATACCCGGGCCGTCCGTGGACCGGCTGCGCGAGATGGGCGACTGGCTCTCGGGCCACGGCCGGGGCCGGGCCGTGCACGGAGCCGGTCACACCGGGCTCGTCGCCGACCCGGACTGGGGCGCGGTCTCGCGGCGCGGGAACAGCCTGTACGCCTCCGTCACCTCCTGGCCGTCCACCGGCACCCCGCTGCACCTGCGGGTCCTGGCCCCCTTCCAGGTGAAATCGGCGACAGTGCTGGGCAGTACGCAGTCCGTCGCGGTGCGCCGGGCGGGCGACGGCCTGGATCTGACGCCCTCCGGCGGACCCGTCGGCACGGTGGCGACCGTCATCAAGCTGGACATCGCACCGCCCGCGCCCGCGCCCGTGGTCGGCACCGGCCGCGGGCTGAAGGCCGAGATCTGGGCGAACGAGAACTTCGCGGGGCCGCCCGTGCTGGCGCGCGTCGACCCCACCGTCAACGAGTCCTACCGCTTCGACGGCTCACCCGCGCCGCAGATCCCCGCCGACAACTTCGCCACCCGCTGGACCGGCTATCTCCAGCCCCGGCACAGCGGGCCCCACACCCTCACCACGGTCTCCGACGACTCCGTACGGGTGTGGATCGACGGACAGCTCCTGATCGACGACTCTGTCCCACACGATCCGAGGACCGGCCGGGCGACCGTCACCCTGACGGCGGGGCACCGGCACGCCATCACCGTCGAGCACACCGAACGCACCGGTGAGGCCCATATGAAGCTCCTGTGGTCGAGCCCCTACGAGTCCCAGCGGGTCATTCCCGCCACTCAGCTCCACACGCCGTGA